One Fusarium musae strain F31 chromosome 6, whole genome shotgun sequence DNA segment encodes these proteins:
- a CDS encoding hypothetical protein (BUSCO:EOG09263DQH) — protein MAAIPGSTGGPSMDPFNKLHSDTGSLLHEAESKPEYQKEQDEAKQRRLAQVIGDQQLAPMTINELRIHGAVNTRTNFLDPIFQPLITDASNASSTVGDVINSLRIASNKLDGLQIFQPQPEVYLTSAQQTDPSTSPTDVNVDIRVKELSRFKLQTGTDVGNGEGSAYGSLLWRNMFGGAEMLTLNAKAGTRTRSAYSATLTAPVKSNPDMRLSLEGVASAAEKPWASHEEVLKGGTLRFSWLNQQRDTQSVEYSGIWRQITGLAENASPTVRADAGDSIKSSVKHTFYRERRDNPQLPQSGYMLRSGLEVAGLGPLAGDVAFSKGEVEVGGAIPIPLPGIRERTGISIGGGLRLGLLCPLPLGYEFAGKLRPTRINDRFQLGGPTDVRGFKLGGLGPHDGSDSVGGDVFAAGSVNMLLPVPYKRPDSGLRFQLFANGGRLVALKDSKKSSSSGSTQELSGTAVRNGMVNAVGELFNGVPSVAAGVGLVYAHPVARFELNFSLPLALRKGEASTKGLQVGVGINFL, from the exons ATGGCTGCAATTCCTGGGTCAACCGGGGGTCCG TCCATGGACCCCTTTAACAAGCTTCATTCCGACACCGGTTCGCTGTTGCATGAAGCAGAATCGAAGCCCGAATaccaaaaagaacaagatgaagccaagcaACGGCGTCTGGCTCAGGTG ATTGGTGACCAGCAACTGGCGCCCATGACGATCAACGAGCTTCGAATCCACGGTGCGGTCAACACACGAACAAACTTCCTCGATCCCATTTTCCAACCCCTCATTACCGATGCCTCGAACGCAAGCTCGACTGTTGGCGATGTCATCAACAGTCTTCGTATCGCAAGCAACAAGCTTGATGGTCTAC AAATATTCCAACCTCAACCCGAAGTCTACCTGACCTCTGCCCAACAGACCGATCCCTCTACCTCCCCCACCGATGTGAACGTCGATATCCGAGTTAAGGAACTGTCTCGATTCAAGCTCCAAACTGGTACCGATGTCGGCAATGGAGAGGGTTCAGCTTATGGTTCGCTATTATGGCGAAACATGTTTGGTGGTGCTGAGATGTTGACGCTTAATGCAAAGGCTGGCACACGTACACGCTCAGCTTATAGCGCCACCCTTACCGCACCTGTCAAGAGTAACCCCGACATGAGGTTATCGCTTGAGGGTGTGGCCTCAGCCGCCGAAAAACCATGGGCTTCTCATGAGGAGGTGCTCAAAGGCGGTACACTGCGATTTTCGTGGCTTAATCAACAACGCGACACACAGTCCGTTGAGTATTCAGGCATCTGGAGGCAGATTACTGGTTTGGCCGAAAACGCCAGTCCAACAGTCCGTGCAGATGCTGGTGACTCTATCAAGAGCTCTGTCAAACACACATTCTACAGGGAAAGGCGTGATAACCCCCAGCTTCCTCAAAGCGGGTACATGCTCCGATCTGGACTTGAAGTAGCTGGTCTTGGTCCTCTTGCTGGTGATGTTGCCTTTTCCAAGGGCGAGGTCGAAGTCGGCGGTGCCATCCCAATTCCTTTGCCAGGCATTCGTGAGCGAACAGGAATCTCCATTGGTGGTGGATTGAGACTTGGTTTGCTTTGCCCGTTGCCTCTTGGTTATGAGTTTGCTGGAAAACTTCGACCTACTCGAATCAACGATCGCTTCCAACTTGGAGGACCAACAGATGTTCGAGGTTTCAAGCTCGGAGGTCTTGGTCCACATGATGGTTCTGATTCTGTCGGGGGCGACGTCTTTGCTGCTGGTAGTGTCAACATGCTTCTTCCAGTTCCTTACAAGAGACCCGATTCCGGTCTACGATTCCAGCTCTTTGCTAATGGTGGTCGTCTCGTTGCTCTCAAGGACAGCAAGAAGTCCTCCAGCAGTGGTTCCACGCAGGAGCTGTCCGGAACAGCTGTCCGAAATGGGATGGTGAACGCAGTTGGTGAGCTCTTCAACGGTGTTCCCAGTGTTGCGGCCGGTGTTGGTCTTGTGTATGCTCATCCTGTTGCCCGCTTCGAGCTCAATTTCAGTCTGCCTTTGGCTCTGAGGAAAGGAGAGGCTTCAACGAAGGGGCTGCAGGTCGGCGTTGGAATCAACTTTctgtaa
- a CDS encoding hypothetical protein (EggNog:ENOG41), with the protein MASKGATKRLTREYKTISENPPPYIVAHPSESNILEWHYIITGPEDTPYHGGQYWGTLMFPPNYPFAPPAIRMHTPSGRFQPSSRLCLSISDFHPKSFNPAWEVSTILIGLLSFMTSEEMTTGSVSSTAAERRSLAARSRWWNSTGNGTHSKTGPVQRGNIKAGDGGAKFRTEWPEVDAENWEWMTKNKVDPVSGTRLDADNSGSCRPQLGISGTSGHQTQAVVDVVNQQRDASTGWIYRNKLLVAGAAFFLYVLVARLVSGEE; encoded by the exons ATGGCTAGCAAAGGCGCCACCAAGCGT TTGACACGCGAATACAAAACCATCTCAGAGAACCCTCCTCCTTACATTGTCGCTCATCCATCCGAGTCTAACATTCTGGA ATGGCACTACATCATTACCGGACCTGAGGACACACCTTATCATGGCGGCCAGTATTGGGGAACTCTCATGTTCCCCCCAAACTATCCTTTTGCTCCTCCCGCCATTCGCATGCACACCCCGTCCGGTCGATTCCAGCCTTCGTCGCGACTATGTCTGTCTATCTCCGATTTCCACCCGAAGTCATTCAATCCCGCATGGGAAGTCTCAACTATCCTAATCGGCCTTCTGTCATTCATGACAAGTGAAGAGATGACAACCGGTTCCGTTTCCAGCACCGCCGCGGAACGACGCTCCCTCGCTGCTCGATCACGCTGGTGGAACTCGACTGGTAATGGCACACATAGCAAGACGGGTCCTGTCCAGAGGGGCAacatcaaggctggtgatggtggcGCCAAGTTCCGAACAGAGTGGCCAGAGGTGGATGCTGAGAATTGGGAGTGGAtgaccaagaacaaggtTGACCCCGTCAGTGGTACACGATTAGACGCTGATAACAGCGGATCCTGTCGACCTCAGCTTGGTATTTCAGGGACTAGCGGTCATCAAACACAAGCGGTTGTTGATGTGGTCAACCAACAAAGAGATGCCAGCACAGGATGGATCTATCGCAACAAACTTCTTGTCGCTGGTGCGGCTTTCTTCCTCTACGTTCTTGTCGCTAGACTTGTTAGTGGAGAGGAATGA
- a CDS encoding hypothetical protein (EggNog:ENOG41), whose amino-acid sequence MAPQNGNMKTRRNGGSKLSQSSKPVLPAIPLPYVKRQAASAAARANAVPLSSTVASTTILEPDVRSPIEVKHVNGNVSDEAKKDDPAATAPSTIASGTSTSTSKAEEVAETKADTHKETKNGASDGTNTQVSSCKCFRRAYCQDAPQDPLLTHNSFIAAASGSENPTTINESDNIHKNPVVSDHSDQPTPKNQVDVEARSVDKVSVEVNEKPNGVSSKADIKTLSGRQPNFFQALINTHKSKSLDNHPPSKPNKGRPPSAVPPGRYQMPPSFQPAARPMGPNMNGDMRGHRAPLPNGPPMHQPHHSNGSIHFGAFHGSTSSSPAPPSGGIAPPPGMTSLDGRPYMAPGANGFPPMMPYGAEQVPVTTFDNYGRPTMAYGPPDSYPLFPNNFGPPTPHSYHDSQASGPPDDGSVYNQFSAAPARNGVPAPEETQSPNQPGRMFGVPEYPRMMPNAGPPPHMMPSMEGAEGLIGHLVQQFSTPEFADCVLELRYADERAPPVRIPGHRVILSRSIELANAIAKQPRPDPNVPSLPTILLETKSKWIRSAPFYMAIHCLYGFPLLDPAAEGMKQTAADYKQLIDRFEFALSYAAAGHLLRWDPFMRRGCEVAVQFLNWQTVEKALEFALEDHRDEGSYDVFKYGDGSRVILNEIVSFIARNTNPTFKIDTSVTDTSSYARLPQTALTSNASTRKLSPPPIARGTSVHLGKGKGRLSQQISGIQFGDLSLTDGKVSPASDASGGSQQRTPLNAVLSRILLNLPFETLKALLEAATNKANGWQNAEAIYRVVKDTVAERERRRLQIVELVKTQQVTAWAVITQQLSSPEPRYVGLWSALGWREEILPIGPSESPTLGRTWVPFVGPRASTQAAYP is encoded by the coding sequence ATGGCGCCCCAAAACGGCAACATGAAGACTCGCCGAAACGGCGGGAGTAAGCTCTCTCAGTCCTCCAAGCCTGTCCTGCCTGCTATCCCACTGCCTTATGTGAAGCGTCAGGccgcttctgctgctgctcgtgCCAATGCTGTCCCTCTTTCTTCGACTGTTGCCTCCACCACGATCCTGGAACCGGATGTGCGCTCCCCCATTGAGGTGAAGCATGTAAATGGTAACGTGTCTGATGAGGCTAAGAAGGATGATCCTGCGGCTACGGCTCCAAGCACAATTGCTAGTGGAACTTCGACCTCGACCTCCAAAGCCGAGGAGGTGGCCGAAACAAAGGCAGACACTcacaaagaaacaaagaaCGGCGCTTCTGATGGAACCAACACCCAGGTTTCTTCCTGTAAGTGCTTCAGACGTGCCTATTGTCAAGACGCCCCCCAAGACCCTCTACTTACACATAATTCTTTCATTGCAGCCGCATCTGGTTCTGAAAATCCTACCACCATCAACGAAAGCGACAACATCCACAAAAACCCCGTAGTCTCGGACCATTCTGATCAGCCCACTCCCAAGAACCAGGTCGATGTTGAAGCTCGATCAGTCGACAAGGTTTCAGTCGAAGTGAACGAGAAGCCCAATGGTGTTTCAAGCAAGGCCGACATCAAAACTCTGTCCGGTAGGCAACCAAACTTTTTTCAGGCCCTTATAAATACTCATAAGTCAAAATCTTTAGACAACCATCCACCTTCAAAGCCCAACAAAGGCCGACCTCCTTCTGCTGTCCCACCGGGCCGATACCAGATGCCCCCTTCCTTTCAGCCTGCTGCTCGACCTATGGGACCAAACATGAACGGTGATATGCGTGGTCATCGTGCTCCTCTGCCTAACGGCCCGCCTATGCACCAGCCTCATCACAGCAATGGCAGCATCCATTTTGGCGCTTTCCACGGTTCGACAAGCTcctctcctgctcctccatcCGGTGGTATTGCCCCTCCTCCCGGTATGACAAGTCTGGACGGTCGACCCTACATGGCCCCTGGTGCCAACGGCTTCCCCCCTATGATGCCGTATGGCGCAGAACAGGTTCCGGTCACTACTTTCGATAACTACGGAAGACCTACAATGGCTTACGGACCGCCGGACTCTTACCCTCTCTTCCCTAACAATTTTGGTCCCCCAACCCCACACAGCTATCATGATTCACAGGCATCAGGTCCTCCTGACGATGGTAGTGTCTACAACCAGTTTTCTGCAGCTCCAGCGCGAAATGGCGTACCTGCCCCAGAGGAGACTCAGTCTCCCAACCAGCCAGGTAGAATGTTTGGTGTTCCCGAGTATCCGCGAATGATGCCGAATGCCGGACCTCCCCCGCACATGATGCCTTCAATGGAGGGCGCTGAAGGTCTGATTGGTCATTTGGTGCAGCAGTTCTCAACTCCCGAATTTGCTGACTGCGTTTTGGAGCTTCGATATGCGGATGAAAGAGCTCCTCCAGTTCGCATTCCAGGTCATCGAGTGATCCTTTCTCGCAGTATCGAGCTCGCAAACGCCATCGCTAAACAGCCACGACCTGATCCCAATGTTCCATCTCTTCCCACCATCCTTCTCGAGACCAAGAGCAAGTGGATTCGCTCTGCACCGTTCTATATGGCCATTCATTGTCTTTACGGATTCCCACTCTTGGaccctgctgctgagggcATGAAGCAGACTGCAGCTGATTACAAACAGTTGATTGACCGCTTCGAATTTGCTCTTTCGTATGCTGCAGCCGGTCATCTCCTCCGTTGGGATCCGTTCATGCGACGCGGTTGCGAGGTCGCTGTGCAATTTCTGAACTGGCAGACAGTTGAGAAGGCTCTGGAGTTTGCCCTGGAGGATCACCGAGACGAGGGGTCTTATGATGTGTTCAAGTACGGCGATGGATCTCGAGTTATTCTCAACGAGATCGTCTCTTTCATTGCAAGAAACACTAACCCTACTTTCAAGATTGACACTTCAGTGACCGACACGTCGAGCTATGCTCGTCTTCCACAAACTGCTCTGACTAGCAATGCCAGTACCCGCAAGCTCTCACCCCCACCCATTGCTCGAGGTACATCCGTGCATCttggcaagggcaagggaCGTCTGTCTCAGCAGATTTCTGGTATCCAGTTTGGCGACCTATCTTTGACCGACGGCAAAGTCTCGCCAGCTTCGGATGCTTCAGGCGGCTCACAGCAACGAACTCCTTTAAATGCAGTGCTTTCTCGAATTCTCCTTAATCTCCCATTCGAAACTCTTAAAGCACTGCTAGAGGCTGCGACTAACAAGGCAAACGGATGGCAAAATGCGGAGGCAATCTATCGCGTGGTCAAAGACACAGTAGCTGAGAGAGAGCGACGCCGGCTTCAGATCGTTGAACTGGTCAAGACCCAGCAGGTTACAGCCTGGGCCGTCATCACCCAACAGCTTTCCAGTCCTGAACCGAGATACGTCGGTCTCTGGAGTGCGCTGGGCTGGCGCGAGGAGATTCTGCCTATTGGACCTTCCGAGAGCCCGACCCTTGGTCGCACTTGGGTTCCCTTCGTGGGCCCTCGAGCAAGCACTCAAGCAGCTTACCCCTAA